A window of the Cynocephalus volans isolate mCynVol1 chromosome 10, mCynVol1.pri, whole genome shotgun sequence genome harbors these coding sequences:
- the LOC134387314 gene encoding LOW QUALITY PROTEIN: olfactory receptor 1P1-like (The sequence of the model RefSeq protein was modified relative to this genomic sequence to represent the inferred CDS: inserted 1 base in 1 codon), with protein sequence MGITQDLFXLTSGLMEGGNQTDSFEFLLWGLSAQPEQQHFLFLLFLWMYVVTVAGNLLIILAIGADTHLHTPMYFFLASLSCADILFTSTTVPKALANIQTQNRSISYAGCLAQLYFFLTFGDMDIFLLATMAYDRYVAICHPLHYTVIMSLRRCILMVAVCWTLTSLVAMTHTFLMLRLSFCSKKIIPDFFCDLGPLMKVSCSDTHINELVLIFLGGAVILIPFILILVSYIHIVSAILRVRSAQGRLKAFSTCGSHLAVVALFFGTVIRAYLCPSSSSFNSVEEDTAAAVMYTVVTPLLNPFIYSLRNKDMKGALVRLLRGKVSCLWG encoded by the exons ATGGGGATCACTCAAGATCTTT CTCTGACCTCTGGGCTCATGGAAGGAGGGAATCAGACCGACAGCTTCGAATTCCTCCTCTGGGGACTCTCAGCGCAGCCAGAGCAGCAGCACTTCCTCTTCCTGTTGTTCCTGTGGATGTATGTGGTCACTGTGGCTGGGAACCTGCTCATTATCCTGGCCATTGGCGCTGACACCCatctccacacccccatgtacttcttcctcgcCAGTCTGTCCTGTGCAGACATCCTTTTCACCTCCACCACTGTGCCTAAAGCCCTGGCCAACATCCAGACCCAGAACAGGTCCATTTCCTACGCAGGATGCCTGGCTCAGCTCTACTTCTTCTTGACATTTGGGGACATGGACATCTTTCTCCTGGCCACAATGGCCTACGACCGCTACGTGGCCATTTGCCACCCTCTCCACTACACGGTGATCATGAGCCTCCGGCGCTGCATTCTCATGGTGGCTGTCTGCTGGACCCTCACAAGTCTCGTTGCCATGACTCACACCTTCCTCATGCTCCGGCTTTCCTTCTGCTCTAAGAAGATCATTCCTGACTTCTTCTGTGATCTGGGACCCCTGATGAAGGTGTCTTGCTCAGACACCCACATAAATGAGCTTGTGCTCATCTTCTTGGGGGGCGCAGTAATTTTAATCCCCTTCATACTCATTCTGGTCTCTTATATCCACATTGTGTCAGCCATCCTCAGAGTCCGCTCTGCTCAGGGAAGGCTCAAGGCCTTCTCAACCTGTGGGTCCCACCTCGCTGTTGTTGCCCTGTTCTTTGGGACGGTGATCAGGGCTTATCTGTGCCCCTCGTCTTCTTCCTTCAACTCAGTAGAGGAAGATACAGCAGCTGCGGTCATGTACACAGTGGTGACTCCTCTACTGAACCCCTTCATTTACAGCCTGCGGAATAAGGATATGAAGGGTGCACTGGTCAGACTTCTCAGGGGCAAAGTCTCCTGCTTGTGGGGCTAG
- the LOC134387239 gene encoding olfactory receptor 8B3-like, whose product MRMLARNDSLVTEFIFAGLTDRPELQQPLLCLFVMIYLVTIVGNLGLITLISLNSHLHTPMYYFLFNLSFIDFCYSSVFTPKMLMNFVSKKNIISYGRCMTQLFFFLFFVISECYMLTSMAYDRYVAICNPLLYKVTMSPQVCSVLSFAAYVMGFGGATAHTGCMLRLTFCNANIINHYVCDIPPLLQLSCTSTHINKVVVLIVVGINIIVPSFTILISYICIFTSILHVKSTQGRSKAFSTCSSHIIALSLFFGSAAFTYFKCSSPDTLDQGKVFSVFYTNVGPMLNPLIYSLRNKDVKVALRKALSKIWRRNVF is encoded by the coding sequence ATGAGAATGCTGGCTAGAAACGACTCCTTAGTGACTGAATTTATTTTTGCTGGATTAACAGATCGTccagagctccagcagccccttctttgcctctttgtAATGATCTACCTTGTTACTATAGTGGGCAACCTTGGCTTGATCACTCTTATTAGTCTAAATTCTCatctccacacccccatgtactatTTTCTCTTCAACCTCTCCTTCATTGATTTTTGTTACTCTTCTGTTTTCACTCCCAAAATGCTGATGAACTttgtatcaaagaagaatatcatCTCCTATGGCAGGTGCATGACtcagctgtttttctttctcttctttgtcaTCTCTGAATGCTATATGTTGACCTCAATGGCCTATgatcgctatgtggccatctgtaatCCATTGTTGTATAAGGTCACCATGTCCCCTCAGGTCTGTTCTGTGCTGTCTTTTGCTGCATATGTGATGGGATTTGGTGGAGCCACTGCCCACACAGGGTGCATGCTTAGACTAACCTTCTGCAATGCCAACATCATCAACCATTACGTGTGTGACATACCCCCCCTCCTCCAACTTTCTTGCACCAGTACCCACATCAACAAGGTTGTAGTTCTTATTGTTGTGGGTATTAATATCATAGTACCCAGTTTTACCATCCTAATTTCTTACATTTGCATCTTCACTAGCATTCTTCATGTCAAATCCACTCAAGGAAGATCAAAAGCCTTCAGTACTTGTAGCTCTCACATCattgctctttctcttttctttgggtCAGCTGCATTCACgtattttaaatgttcttctcCTGATACACTGGACCAGGGGaaagttttttctgttttctatactAATGTGGGGCCCATGCTCAATCCCCTGATTTACAGTTTGAGGAATAAGGATGTCAAAGTTGCACTGAGGAAAGCCCTAAGTAAAATTTGGCGGAGAAACGTATTCTAA